The following is a genomic window from Penaeus chinensis breed Huanghai No. 1 chromosome 7, ASM1920278v2, whole genome shotgun sequence.
tatatgtgtgtctggtgcgtgtacatataatcacatatgtatataaaagtatatatgtgtgaacaaatatatatttataaacatatatttattatatatataaatatatacatatatatgtatgtatatataaatgtgtatatatatatatatatatatatttatatatagatatagatatagatatatacataaagatatgtgtgtttgtgtgtgtctatgtgtgatttTTCACATACTTCAGTTCGATTATGTTAATTTTCATGCAAATAAATCAAGTATTTCCATTCCAATACAATCCAAAGTCGTATACTTCCTTTCTCGCGCAAAAGCCCAAGGTCCTGTTTCCCGAGTAATTCCTCCATTCACGCAATCACTGCCTCCCTAAATTATATATCCGCCGCTCGCTCACACCCGAATAAACAGACAGCGATATCTTGCAAGGAAGTGCAGCCCGGAGATCACATGTTGCAACGTTAATGGACTAATTGGCAACGCAGATGACCTCTTGCCGGAGTGCCTCGTGTCAAATGACCCAATTCGGTGACCTATAAAACAAGGTCGTAAGGCAGGCTGGTTATCGCTGtctgtgttgttgttgatttctttatcTTCGTATGAGGTTGTCTGTATGTTGTTACGAGGTGTAAAATTGCATATGTGTATTGTGCAATCAAATTTGCATTCCTCTATTATGTTGTACTATACAATGGAAACATGTAGTGTTGTAGTTAACGTTATAAACTTGTATTACTGTATTTTGCATCCTGCTGTATCATATTGAATGATTCTTTATGAGTTTGAGATAGACTGTATAGACTTGTATCATTGTATTATACGGTATAAATAAACCTTGTATTCCTTCCTACAcaatatgtttctttgttttttgcatCATTATGCATTACGCAGCATAGACATCTTTACTGCATCGCACTGCAGTAAAGaacaattctgtgtgtgtgtgtgtgtgtgtgtgtgtgtgtgtgtgtgtgtgtgtgtgtacatatagatatatacataaatacatacatatatatatatacatatatagctacattatatacatatatatgtacatctatatctatgtctatatctatatctatctatctatatatgtacatgtatatatacatatatatacatatatatatatatatatatgtatgtatgtatgtacaggtgtgtgtgtgtgtgtgtgtgtgtgtgtgtgtgtgtgtgtgtgtgtgtgtgtgtgtgtgtgtgtgtgtgtgtgtgtgagagtgtgtgtgtgtgagagtgtgtgtgtgtgtgtgtgtgtgtgtgtgtgtgggttgtgtgtgcgtgtgcgtgtgcatgtgtgtgtgtgtgtgtgtgtgtgtgtgtgtgtgtgtgtgtgtgtgtgtgtgtatttatggtgcCTCAGACAGCAACAAGTCCCAGAGAAACTGATAAGGATGTTGAGACCACATATCGAGGAGCAAGGACCACCGTGAGAACAAACTATGGCAGAACAGACGAGTTCACGGTCGGAGTCGGTCTGCACCAAGGGTCTGTACTtagtcccttcctctttatcgtgGTAATGAACGTCATCAGTGAGAACTTCCGCACAAGCCTGCTATGGGAGATATTGTTTGCAGACGACTCAGCATTTGTGGCAGACAGTGAGGAAGAGCTGCAGAGAAGATGGCTGAGGTGGCAGATTGGAATGGAGAGCGAGGGTTTGAAGGGAAACACCAAGAAGACTGAAGTTATGGCAAGTAATAGGAGGGATGTGGAAGTGAACATCAAAGACAAGGACAATGCTAGACTCAAGTGGCAGCAGCCTGGAACAAGTGGAGAGAGCTGTCAGGTGTTATCAGTGACAGGAAGATGCCTAGGAAACTCAAGGTGAAGCTATACAGCACTATAATACGACCTGTGCTCCTATATGTGGCAGAAATATGGacaatgggaaagaaggagaagatccTGGAAGCGACAGAAATGAGGACGTTGAGAAGAACCAAAGGCGTGACGCTGACAGAAAGGGAAATAAGTACTGACATCAGGAGAGCATTGGGAGTGAGTGACATCAACGAGAAggtcaaggagaaagaatgaaatggtACGGAaatgtgaagaagagagaagcacACCCAGCAAAAGTGGCTAAGGAAACTATAGTACCAGGGAAAAGGCCGAGAGGAAGAACAaggcagagatggagagataacgtGAAGGAGGATATGAGCCCCTTCGGCGTGCGTCCGGAAGAGGCCCTGGAAGGAGAGCCTTGGAGACGGAAGACCCGGGCGGGAccaacaaaaggaaaggaaaagaacgaagatatatatatatatatatatatatatatatatatatatgtgtgtgtgtgtgtgtgtgtgtgtgtgtgtgtgtgtgtgtgtgtgtatgtatatatacacttatatatatatatatatatatatatgtatatataagtgtatatacatatatatttacatatatatacatatacatatatagatagatagttatagatatattaaagtatatacatttatgaatataaacaactatatatatacttatatgtatatgtatatatatgtacacgcacacacacacacacatatacacacacacacacacacacacacacacacacacacacacacattatacatatatgtgtatatatatacatatatatgtatatatatacatatatatgtatatatatatacatatatatgtatatatatacatatatatgtatatatatatatacatatatatgtatattcatatgttttgtatagggtgaactcccatagcgtTTGACCATGCACTGGCTGAACAACGAAGCAGAGTTGGTCCAGTGAAGCGTCGGGCCAATATTTGTGGATTTTTGGTAATGCAATCCAGGAGTAGAACCCCATTatcgatgtatatgtgtgtgtgtgtgtacacacacatacacatgtgtgtgtatatatatatatgtgtgtatatatatattaaatatacatatatatatgtatatatgtatatgcatgtatgtgtatgtgtgtgtatatatgtatgcatgtatgtatgcatatatatatatatatatatatatatatatatatatctagacagatagatatgtgtgtgcgtgtgtgtgtatatatatgtggtccTAGGCTGAATTGTGTAGGCTCTTAGAATAGCAGGGGGCCCTGGGGAGGAAGGCCTTGGCAGTCCGCCTCCCCAAGACAACCCAACTAGCAGCGAAACTTATAgaagttggtgctggggggagggcaagCGTCCCTCTTACCCAAcaagtaaggcaggctgtgggtcccactggaTTAACGACCGCTTGGACTCGGTCTAAGAACGGGGGTTGGCCGTCCCAAGAACTGAAATGGCTGAGAGCTGAAATAGCTGTTCTCTGTGAGGTATAAAGACCAGGCAGTGGCACAATTAGTGTAGGTGGCCACACTGGTCGGGCCTGCAGCGatgatcaccatctccagggTGTAGCCaaagccat
Proteins encoded in this region:
- the LOC125026902 gene encoding uncharacterized protein LOC125026902; this encodes MVPQTATSPRETDKDVETTYRGARTTVRTNYGRTDEFTVGVGLHQGSVLSPFLFIVVMNVISENFRTSLLWEILFADDSAFVADSEEELQRRWLRWQIGMESEGLKGNTKKTEVMASNRRDVEVNIKDKDNARLKWQQPGTKIWTMGKKEKILEATEMRTLRRTKGVTLTEREISTDIRRALGVSDINEKVKEKE